Proteins from a single region of Argiope bruennichi chromosome 6, qqArgBrue1.1, whole genome shotgun sequence:
- the LOC129971929 gene encoding uncharacterized protein LOC129971929 yields MGKPKSAPFGGQQKSVNSFIAHFDKFFIIKRKSTNDETFHNVSPFLVEKAISGALGSVTSTRKLRSGDLLVEVNSRKQAQQILKLTSLSTIAVSVSPHTTLNTSKGVITCGELFNDTLEKITHELKPEGVTHVRRISIRRDGQLLPTKHFILTFNRPKLPERVKVGYMKLAVRPYIPNPLRCFQCQRFGHSKSNCRGTLTCARCAEKGHDSQQCSAEEKCVNCKGNHSSFSRSCERWILEKQIVSVKFKEDIPYPEARRKVIAQTPTPGLTYASAAKKQFCINCSCTNCAKNSGQTKLPENPSDSDTENSITNVEESGKKDTSRPKSKANNSLKLRLSKRGLSEKDIPPVLKKSSLNSSVALGLASQGIVHKDLSSIFGGRPKSPDLIALHPSEEEDEDVKMSCDLSSTQTNVPTTSQAANFS; encoded by the coding sequence ATGGGCAAACCTAAATCTGCTCCCTTCGGTGGGCAACAAAAGTCAGTAAACTCTTTCATCGcacatttcgataaatttttcataatcaaaCGTAAATCTACAAATGATGAAACATTTCACAATGTGTCACCATTCCTTGTTGAAAAGGCCATTTCAGGAGCTCTTGGTTCAGTCACTTCAACACGTAAACTTCGTTCTGGAGACTTGCTTGTGGAGGTCAATTCCCGCAAGCAGGCTCAGCAGATACTCAAATTGACATCTCTTTCAACAATTGCTGTCAGTGTTAGTCCTCACACAACACTAAATACCTCAAAGGGTGTTATAACATGCGGCGAATTATTTAACGATACATTAGAAAAAATCACTCATGAATTGAAGCCCGAAGGAGTGACACATGTGCGCCGTATATCTATTCGGCGAGATGGGCAACTTCTTCCGACTAAACATTTTATCCTCACTTTTAACAGACCCAAATTGCCAGAACGCGTCAAAGTCGGCTATATGAAATTGGCCGTAAGACCATACATTCCAAATCCTCTCCGCTGTTTCCAGTGTCAACGATTTGGACACTCGAAATCTaactgccgcgggacactcacttgcgcccgctgtgcagagAAAGGTCACGATAGCCAGCAATGCTCCGCTGAAGAAAAATGCGTGAACTGCAAGGGCAATCATTCATCCTTTTCTCGATCTTGCGAACGATGGATATTGGAGAAACAAATCGTCTCTGTGAAATTTAAAGAGGATATACCATACCCTGAGGCTAGACGTAAAGTCATTGCTCAGACACCCACACCTGGATTAACCTATGCTTCAGCtgcaaaaaaacaattttgcataaattgttCCTGTACCAATTGTGCAAAGAATTCTGGTCAAACCAAACTCCCCGAAAACCCATCCGATTCTGATACTGAGAATTCAATAACAAATGTCGAAGAATCTGGAAAAAAAGATACATCCAGACCTAAATCAAAAGCTAACAATTCTCTGAAACTGAGGCTTTCCAAACGTGGCCTTTCTGAAAAAGATATACCACCAgtcttaaaaaaatcatctttgaatAGCTCTGTCGCTCTGGGACTTGCGAGTCAGGGCATTGTCCATAAGGATTTGTCATCCATTTTTGGTGGCAGGCCCAAAAGTCCCGACCTCATTGCATTGCATCCATCAGAAGAAGAGGATGAAGATGTGAAAATGAGTTGTGATTTATCATCAACTCAAACTAACGTTCCTACAACTTCTCAAGCGGCAAACTTTTCTTAA